A genomic segment from Pseudoxanthomonas sp. CF385 encodes:
- a CDS encoding TonB-dependent receptor: MTHQSNRRKTPVSTLAFSIALALHAPAFAQAQDAQAASPATTDLDRIEVVGTFRASLEKALEEKRYSAEQIDAVVAEDIGKFPDLNLAEALQRIPGVAIDRDAGEGRSITVRGLGQDFTRVRINGLEALATTGGTDSSGGANRGRGFDFNVFASELFSKLTVRKTQSAQIDEGSLGATVDLRGARPFDYDGFTATATSQMGYNDLAKDWDPRFSALISNTWADGRFGALLSAAYSERHLLEEGYSAVRWDNGPSSNGFCSPVGYAPQNNANNSGRGTTALNCSTGNPRPANTQANNDAYRLASAATTFHPRLPRYGRLTHDQERLGVTAALQFKPTDGTLLSFDAMYSKLDATRQEDFLETISFSRSNTQGGKYETHVLQAEVDERGNLVYGVFDNVDVRSESRFDELSTEFTQYSLTLEQDITDRLKLTALAGTSRSEFNNPVQTTVTLDIQNLDGYSWDYRGNSRLPVITYGNLDVTSPAAWRWISSPAANTTGSEIRIRPQGVDNTFDTGKLDLDFAINETFTLRGGASYKRFGMDTWEFRRSSETSVPALPTGTTVADISTLVTGFGRGLDGRGPSAWLIPDLNAIAGLFDIYCNCNTGVPGGDFTLSSITNGNARGNNRSISEEDWGGYLQLDFNTDLIGRPLRGNLGVRYATTDVEASGYTSVGGGSPVTVTNDYKDWLPSLNLAWDVTDDVVLRFGAAKVMARPQLGNLSPGAGITTTGSPNIRVGNPYLQPFRAKTYDFSAEWYFAEDSVLSLALFYKDIETYIQELRENIAYRDTGLPLEWVPSTFWDVEFDVRTPINTPGGPLKGFELNYQQPFSFLPGGLRHFGVLLNYTHVESDIDYAVPGSFPVTYIANDLVNLSPDSYNATLYYDNDRFSARVSTSFRDDYLQRVPGQNNNDVEGKRSARSVDLSMSYKWNKRLTLTLEGLNLTDEFNDQYVDSAGDRASVYHHTGRQYYVGARFNF; this comes from the coding sequence ATGACGCATCAATCCAACCGCCGGAAGACACCGGTGTCCACACTCGCGTTCTCGATCGCCCTCGCCCTGCACGCGCCCGCCTTCGCACAGGCACAGGACGCGCAGGCAGCCTCGCCCGCCACCACCGACCTTGATCGCATCGAAGTCGTCGGCACGTTCCGCGCCAGCCTGGAAAAGGCGCTGGAAGAGAAACGCTACAGCGCCGAGCAGATCGACGCCGTCGTGGCCGAGGACATCGGCAAGTTCCCGGACCTCAATCTGGCCGAAGCGCTGCAACGCATCCCGGGTGTGGCGATCGACCGCGACGCCGGCGAAGGACGTTCGATCACCGTGCGCGGCCTGGGCCAGGACTTCACCCGCGTGCGCATCAATGGGCTGGAAGCGCTCGCCACCACCGGCGGCACCGATAGCTCCGGCGGCGCGAACCGCGGCCGCGGCTTCGACTTCAACGTGTTCGCCTCCGAACTCTTCAGCAAGCTGACGGTGCGCAAGACACAATCCGCGCAGATCGACGAAGGCTCGCTGGGCGCCACGGTCGACCTGCGCGGCGCCCGACCGTTCGACTACGACGGCTTCACGGCGACTGCGACCAGCCAGATGGGCTACAACGATCTGGCGAAGGACTGGGATCCCCGCTTCTCGGCGCTGATCAGCAACACCTGGGCCGATGGCCGGTTCGGCGCGTTGCTGTCGGCCGCCTACAGCGAGCGGCATCTGCTGGAAGAGGGTTACAGCGCCGTGCGCTGGGACAATGGGCCTTCCTCCAACGGCTTCTGCAGCCCGGTCGGGTATGCGCCGCAGAACAACGCCAACAACAGCGGCCGTGGTACGACCGCATTGAACTGCTCGACCGGCAATCCGCGGCCCGCCAATACCCAGGCCAACAACGACGCCTACCGGCTGGCGTCGGCGGCCACCACGTTCCACCCGCGCCTGCCCCGGTACGGCCGCCTCACCCACGACCAGGAACGCCTCGGCGTCACCGCCGCGCTGCAGTTCAAGCCGACGGACGGCACGTTGCTGAGCTTCGATGCGATGTACTCCAAGCTCGATGCGACGCGCCAGGAGGACTTCCTCGAGACCATCTCGTTCAGCCGCTCCAACACGCAGGGTGGCAAGTACGAGACGCACGTGCTGCAGGCCGAGGTGGATGAGCGCGGCAACCTGGTCTACGGCGTATTCGACAATGTCGACGTGCGCTCGGAATCCCGCTTCGACGAGCTCTCCACCGAATTCACCCAGTACAGCCTGACGCTGGAACAGGACATTACCGACAGGCTGAAGCTGACCGCGCTCGCCGGCACTTCGCGCTCGGAGTTCAACAACCCGGTCCAGACCACGGTCACTCTCGACATCCAGAACCTGGACGGCTACAGCTGGGACTATCGCGGCAACAGCCGCCTGCCCGTCATCACCTACGGCAACCTGGACGTGACCAGCCCTGCCGCATGGCGCTGGATCAGCAGCCCGGCCGCGAACACGACGGGCTCGGAGATCCGCATCCGTCCGCAGGGCGTGGACAACACCTTCGACACCGGCAAGCTCGACCTCGACTTCGCCATCAACGAGACCTTCACCCTGCGCGGCGGCGCGTCGTACAAGCGCTTCGGCATGGATACGTGGGAGTTCCGCCGCAGCAGCGAGACCTCGGTACCGGCGCTGCCCACGGGCACCACCGTGGCCGACATCTCCACCCTGGTCACCGGCTTCGGGCGCGGGCTGGATGGACGCGGCCCGAGCGCGTGGCTGATCCCGGACCTCAATGCGATCGCCGGCCTGTTCGACATCTACTGCAACTGCAACACCGGTGTGCCCGGCGGCGACTTCACCCTGAGCAGCATCACCAACGGCAACGCGCGCGGCAACAACCGCAGCATCAGCGAAGAAGACTGGGGCGGCTACCTGCAGCTGGACTTCAACACGGACCTGATCGGCCGTCCGCTGCGCGGCAACCTCGGCGTGCGCTACGCCACCACGGACGTGGAAGCCAGCGGCTACACCTCGGTCGGCGGCGGCAGCCCGGTGACGGTCACCAACGATTACAAGGACTGGCTGCCCTCGTTGAACCTGGCGTGGGACGTCACCGACGACGTCGTGCTGCGCTTCGGCGCCGCCAAGGTCATGGCGCGTCCGCAGCTGGGCAACCTGTCGCCCGGCGCCGGCATCACCACCACCGGCTCACCCAACATCCGGGTGGGCAATCCCTACCTGCAACCGTTCCGGGCGAAGACCTACGACTTCAGCGCCGAGTGGTACTTCGCCGAAGACTCGGTGCTGTCACTGGCGTTGTTCTACAAGGACATCGAGACCTACATCCAGGAATTGCGGGAGAACATCGCCTACCGCGACACGGGCCTGCCGCTGGAATGGGTACCGTCGACGTTCTGGGACGTGGAGTTCGACGTGCGCACGCCGATCAACACGCCCGGCGGCCCGCTCAAGGGCTTCGAGCTGAACTACCAGCAGCCCTTCAGCTTCCTGCCGGGCGGGTTGCGCCACTTCGGCGTGCTGCTGAACTACACGCATGTCGAATCGGACATCGACTACGCCGTCCCCGGCAGCTTCCCGGTGACCTACATCGCCAACGACCTGGTCAACCTGTCGCCGGATTCGTACAACGCCACGCTTTACTACGACAACGATCGGTTCAGTGCCCGCGTGTCCACCTCGTTCCGCGACGACTATCTGCAGCGCGTGCCGGGCCAGAACAACAACGACGTGGAAGGCAAGCGCAGCGCGCGCAGCGTGGACCTGTCCATGTCGTACAAGTGGAACAAGCGACTCACCCTCACGCTGGAAGGCCTCAACCTGACCGACGAGTTCAACGACCAGTACGTGGATTCGGCGGGCGATCGCGCGTCGGTGTACCACCACACCGGGCGGCAGTACTACGTCGGCGCGCGGTTCAACTTCTGA